A region of Chlamydia crocodili DNA encodes the following proteins:
- the pnp gene encoding polyribonucleotide nucleotidyltransferase, producing MTFETISVTLEEGKTLVFETGKIARQANGAVLARMQETWIFSSVCAANLEEPVDFLPLRVDYQEKFSSIGKTLGGFIKREGRPTEREILTSRLIDRSMRPSLPNRLMQDVQVLSYVWSYDGVTLPDPIAICGVSAALAISDIPQISIVAGVRVGFVNNSWIVNPTKAEMDVSRMELILAGTENAILMIEGHCDFFTEEQVIEAIEFGHKHIATICRAIKDWQKKIGKEKNTDVIVPLPEQVQSSVNAFVESKFSDLLKIKEKKAFEAASKQLENEIIEKFLEENEIFTALNIKTAFKRAKSDYMRTLIREQSVRSDGRSVTTIRPISIDTSFLPRTHGSCLFTRGETQTMAVCTLGSEAMAQRYEDLNGEGLAKFYLQYFFPPFSVGEVGRIGSPGRREIGHGKLAEKALSHTLPDPAKFPYTIRIESNITESNGSSSMASVCGGCLALMDAGVPIKTPIAGIAMGLILDNDHVTILSDISGLEDHLGDMDFKVAGNTEGITAFQMDIKVEGITPAIMQAALAQAKAGRQHILDTMKESLAAPKTDLSQYAPRIETMQIKPNKIATVIGPGGKQIRQIIEEAGVQIDINDSGLVSISASSPQAIEKAKSIIEGLVGEVEVGKIYEGRVTSIVPFGAFVEILPGKEGLCHISEFSKQRIENVGDFVKQGDILAVKLLSINEKGQYKLSHKATLSE from the coding sequence ATGACATTTGAAACTATTTCCGTTACCCTTGAAGAAGGCAAAACATTAGTATTTGAAACGGGGAAAATTGCTCGTCAAGCTAACGGAGCTGTTCTTGCTCGCATGCAAGAAACTTGGATCTTTTCATCTGTTTGCGCGGCCAATCTCGAAGAACCAGTAGATTTCCTTCCTTTAAGAGTCGATTATCAAGAAAAATTTTCTTCTATAGGAAAAACTTTAGGCGGGTTCATTAAAAGAGAAGGCCGTCCAACTGAAAGAGAAATTTTAACTTCTCGTCTAATAGATCGTTCTATGCGTCCTTCTTTGCCAAACCGGTTAATGCAGGATGTTCAAGTTTTATCTTATGTATGGTCGTATGATGGGGTGACTCTCCCCGACCCTATAGCTATTTGTGGTGTTTCTGCAGCATTAGCTATTTCTGACATTCCTCAAATTAGTATTGTAGCTGGTGTTCGTGTTGGCTTTGTCAACAACAGTTGGATAGTGAATCCGACAAAAGCTGAAATGGATGTTTCTAGAATGGAACTCATTTTAGCAGGAACTGAAAATGCTATTTTAATGATAGAGGGTCATTGTGATTTCTTTACGGAAGAACAGGTTATTGAAGCTATTGAATTTGGTCATAAACATATAGCAACAATCTGCAGAGCAATCAAAGATTGGCAAAAGAAGATAGGTAAAGAAAAGAACACTGATGTTATTGTTCCTCTTCCAGAACAAGTACAATCTTCTGTAAATGCATTTGTTGAAAGTAAATTCTCTGATCTTTTGAAAATCAAAGAGAAGAAGGCTTTTGAGGCTGCTTCAAAACAGTTAGAAAATGAAATCATAGAGAAATTCTTAGAAGAAAATGAAATCTTCACAGCACTGAATATTAAAACAGCCTTTAAACGAGCTAAATCGGATTACATGCGTACTTTAATACGTGAACAAAGTGTTCGTTCTGATGGACGTTCAGTAACAACAATCCGCCCTATTTCCATTGACACATCCTTCCTACCAAGAACTCATGGAAGTTGTTTATTCACTCGTGGAGAAACACAAACCATGGCCGTTTGTACTTTAGGTAGCGAAGCCATGGCTCAACGCTATGAAGACTTGAATGGAGAAGGATTAGCTAAATTTTATTTACAATATTTCTTCCCTCCTTTCTCTGTTGGAGAAGTAGGAAGAATAGGCTCTCCAGGAAGAAGAGAAATTGGCCATGGCAAGCTTGCTGAAAAAGCTTTAAGCCATACTTTACCTGATCCCGCTAAGTTTCCTTATACTATCCGTATAGAATCCAATATTACTGAATCTAACGGTTCTTCATCTATGGCTTCTGTTTGTGGAGGCTGTTTAGCTTTAATGGATGCTGGAGTTCCTATTAAAACCCCTATAGCGGGTATTGCTATGGGATTAATCTTAGATAATGATCATGTAACTATTCTCTCAGATATTTCTGGATTAGAAGATCATTTAGGAGATATGGATTTTAAGGTTGCTGGGAACACTGAAGGAATCACAGCATTCCAAATGGATATCAAGGTAGAGGGTATTACTCCTGCAATTATGCAAGCAGCTTTAGCTCAAGCTAAAGCTGGTCGTCAACATATCCTTGACACCATGAAAGAATCCCTTGCTGCTCCCAAAACAGATTTATCGCAATATGCTCCTCGTATTGAAACGATGCAGATTAAGCCAAACAAGATCGCTACTGTCATTGGACCTGGAGGCAAACAGATTCGTCAAATTATTGAAGAAGCTGGAGTTCAAATCGATATTAATGACTCAGGTCTTGTCAGTATCTCAGCGTCTTCTCCACAAGCGATAGAAAAAGCTAAGTCTATTATTGAAGGTTTAGTTGGCGAAGTGGAAGTTGGTAAGATCTATGAAGGTCGTGTGACATCCATTGTTCCTTTTGGAGCTTTTGTGGAAATTCTCCCAGGTAAGGAAGGTCTTTGCCATATTTCTGAGTTCTCTAAACAACGTATAGAAAACGTTGGTGATTTCGTTAAGCAAGGAGACATTCTAGCTGTTAAGCTGTTAAGCATTAACGAAAAAGGCCAATACAAACTCAGTCATAAAGCTACTCTTAGTGAGTAG
- the rpsO gene encoding 30S ribosomal protein S15, with product MSLDKGTKEEITKKFQLHEKDTGSADVQIAILTEHITELKEHLKRSPKDQNSRLALLKLVGQRRKLLEYLNSTDTERYKNLITRLNLRK from the coding sequence ATGTCTTTGGATAAGGGAACTAAAGAAGAAATCACAAAAAAGTTTCAACTTCATGAAAAGGATACCGGTTCAGCAGATGTGCAGATCGCTATATTAACGGAACACATTACAGAACTAAAAGAACACCTCAAGAGATCTCCTAAAGACCAAAATTCTCGACTAGCTCTATTAAAGCTGGTAGGACAAAGAAGAAAGCTCTTAGAGTATCTTAACTCTACAGACACCGAAAGATATAAAAATTTAATTACAAGATTAAATCTAAGAAAATAA
- a CDS encoding DUF720 domain-containing protein has translation MWFSSPALQTSPRAAIDIPGTSITGGPNTATADEIIAKFAKDSNPLIITVYYVYQSVLVAQDNLSIIAQELQSNASAQTFLNNQEALYQYVTIPKNKLNDNSSAFLQDVQATNQAVGASRQALQNQISGLGNGSQVISSNLNTNNNIIQQSLQVGQALIQTFSQIVSLIANI, from the coding sequence ATGTGGTTCTCTTCTCCAGCACTTCAAACCAGCCCTAGAGCCGCTATTGACATTCCCGGAACATCTATTACAGGTGGACCCAATACAGCAACAGCTGACGAAATTATTGCAAAATTTGCTAAAGATTCCAACCCACTGATTATTACCGTGTATTATGTATACCAGTCTGTACTGGTTGCTCAGGACAACTTATCTATTATCGCTCAAGAACTTCAGTCTAATGCTTCTGCTCAAACTTTTTTAAACAACCAAGAAGCTTTATACCAGTATGTAACTATCCCTAAGAATAAATTAAATGATAACTCATCAGCATTTTTACAGGATGTTCAAGCAACCAACCAAGCTGTTGGAGCTTCTCGACAAGCACTGCAAAACCAGATTTCAGGACTAGGAAATGGTTCTCAAGTGATTTCAAGTAACTTGAATACTAACAACAACATTATCCAACAGTCCTTACAAGTAGGTCAGGCTTTAATTCAAACGTTCTCACAAATTGTGAGTTTGATAGCAAACATTTAA
- a CDS encoding MarC family protein has product MLLTLINLSLLFYVLFDAPGSVPVFVSLLKHYSAKRQQRIILRECIFALVTLLLFVTFGRKFFQFLDISLYAFQFIGGVLLFSVSLKMMLVPPPIESDSSEPQSEPIFFPLAFPVITGPAVITSLLSYMEEDLFSKELILGAMIIAWVLSVFTLLSSSFFNRILGSSGLVALERLFSIALLLMSANLMLKGISIAFNIGFYIK; this is encoded by the coding sequence ATGCTATTAACTCTGATTAATCTTAGCTTACTATTCTACGTGCTCTTTGATGCCCCAGGATCTGTTCCTGTTTTTGTGTCTTTATTGAAGCATTACTCAGCAAAAAGGCAACAACGCATCATTCTTAGAGAATGCATCTTTGCTCTTGTTACCCTATTACTTTTTGTCACCTTTGGAAGAAAATTTTTTCAATTTCTTGATATCTCCCTATATGCATTTCAATTCATTGGTGGGGTTTTATTGTTTTCAGTATCATTGAAAATGATGTTGGTACCCCCACCTATAGAATCGGATTCATCCGAACCTCAATCAGAACCTATATTCTTTCCTCTAGCCTTCCCTGTAATCACCGGGCCAGCGGTTATTACCTCATTACTTAGCTATATGGAAGAAGATCTGTTTTCTAAAGAACTCATTCTTGGTGCTATGATTATCGCTTGGGTATTATCTGTATTCACTTTGTTAAGTTCGAGTTTCTTCAACCGCATTCTCGGGTCTTCCGGTTTAGTTGCCTTAGAAAGATTGTTCAGTATTGCCTTATTATTAATGTCTGCAAACCTCATGCTCAAAGGTATTTCAATAGCATTTAACATAGGTTTTTATATTAAGTAG
- a CDS encoding DUF720 domain-containing protein, producing MTVQPISTTSTASIATREATQAAQLPPLDPLNTPPIGALLFSIYELLLQAIEIRQQTVLTQSQQLNDNTNIQQQLNQATNQIKFAVVGAGGKEDEITRVQNQNQNYSAQRSNIQDELVTARQNGQIILSHASTNINIIQQLASQDSSFLKTTSSIGSTVNQLNKPPS from the coding sequence ATGACAGTACAACCTATAAGCACCACATCTACAGCTTCGATAGCAACTAGAGAAGCGACGCAGGCTGCTCAACTTCCCCCTCTGGATCCATTAAACACACCTCCTATTGGCGCATTGCTTTTTAGCATTTACGAGCTTCTTTTACAAGCGATTGAAATTCGACAACAAACAGTTCTGACTCAATCACAACAATTAAATGATAATACTAATATTCAACAACAATTAAACCAAGCAACTAATCAAATCAAATTTGCTGTAGTAGGTGCTGGGGGTAAAGAAGACGAAATTACCCGAGTACAAAACCAAAACCAAAACTACTCCGCTCAAAGATCAAACATCCAAGACGAATTAGTAACTGCTCGACAAAATGGACAAATTATTCTCTCACACGCATCTACGAACATTAACATCATCCAACAACTAGCTTCTCAAGACTCCTCATTCTTAAAAACGACAAGTTCCATTGGAAGTACAGTAAACCAACTCAATAAACCTCCTTCATAA
- the ftsH gene encoding ATP-dependent zinc metalloprotease FtsH, with protein sequence MSKDKKMKPESKKNFPTVFFFLLFGVIFGVIAVQNFLVAKKARVSFSHQLEHLVNLKLIYPEDSRKIALNDNLVSFSGRFRESPTAESQLRYHYLELIDQRHQLEFDLQEINKSLDNLSKEVESSVLWFSAISGSPIPETGYLISPSVELGKSSLAALVVEGSNNFQIINLRSLEQRYQTLPRSSESLRTFGSDLYELIGKYLSPALGVGSESLKRELKDLYQQVELSLTQSMDVEQLGILYQKVLGSLQRISSSLALSDNGERFGQLRSVRLYREERSKYEKLVEDSQINQAQLDKLRGELSQVVWYFNNQELSSRALEKQDPEVFAHWFSGAKQEWEGFSHNRTLTFKAPDQPRNLVLEKTFKSEEPAPHYIGYLFTFLPIILVLVFVYFVFSRQVRGMNGSAMSFGKSPARLLMKGQNKVTFADVAGIEEAKEELIEIVDFLKNPTKFTSLGGRIPKGVLLIGPPGTGKTLIAKAVSGEADRPFFSIAGSDFVEMFVGVGASRIRDMFEQAKRNAPCIIFIDEIDAVGRHRGAGIGGGHDEREQTLNQLLVEMDGFGTNEGVILMAATNRPDVLDKALLRPGRFDRRVVMNLPDIKGRFEILAVHAKRIKLDPTVDLMAVARSTPGASGADLENLLNEAALLAARKDRTAVTAVDVAEARDKVLYGKERRSLEMDAEERKTTAYHESGHAVVGLCVQHADPVDKVTIIPRGLSLGATHFLPEKNKLSYWKKELFDQLAVLMGGRAAEDIFLGDISSGAQQDISQATKLVRSMVCEWGMSEQLGTVTYDERSDASTGYGSYHEKSYSEETAKAIDGELRALLDAAYQRALTIIREHRDEVELMTQMLIEFETLDAKDVKEIMDHTWDPEKKRARLKEEGMLFKKVSDDLPPPPPQEDAMKDGTLKLNNTTT encoded by the coding sequence ATGTCTAAAGATAAAAAAATGAAGCCCGAATCGAAAAAAAATTTTCCTACGGTATTTTTTTTCCTTCTATTTGGTGTAATCTTCGGTGTGATCGCCGTTCAAAATTTTCTAGTCGCCAAGAAAGCCCGGGTCAGTTTTAGCCATCAGCTAGAGCATTTAGTAAACTTAAAATTGATTTATCCCGAAGATAGCCGGAAGATTGCTCTGAATGATAATTTAGTTTCATTTAGTGGACGTTTTCGTGAATCTCCAACAGCTGAAAGCCAGCTACGCTATCATTATTTGGAATTAATAGATCAAAGACATCAATTAGAATTTGATCTTCAGGAAATAAATAAGAGTTTAGATAACCTTTCAAAAGAGGTTGAGAGCTCGGTTTTATGGTTTTCTGCAATTTCCGGATCGCCTATTCCTGAAACAGGATATTTAATTTCTCCTAGCGTAGAATTAGGCAAATCTTCTTTAGCAGCCCTTGTAGTTGAAGGTTCAAATAATTTCCAAATTATCAACTTACGTTCTTTGGAGCAGCGTTATCAAACTCTTCCTAGATCTAGTGAGAGCCTGCGTACATTTGGTTCAGATTTATATGAACTGATTGGAAAGTATCTATCTCCAGCTTTAGGGGTAGGTTCTGAGAGTTTGAAACGCGAATTAAAAGATCTCTATCAACAAGTAGAGCTTTCTCTAACTCAATCGATGGATGTTGAGCAGCTTGGTATTCTTTATCAGAAAGTTTTAGGTTCTTTACAGAGAATTTCTTCATCACTAGCTTTGTCCGATAATGGCGAGCGTTTTGGTCAGTTGCGTTCAGTACGTCTATATCGTGAAGAACGTAGTAAATATGAGAAACTTGTCGAAGATAGTCAAATCAATCAAGCGCAGCTCGATAAGCTTCGAGGAGAACTTAGCCAGGTAGTTTGGTATTTCAATAATCAGGAATTATCTTCTCGAGCTTTAGAGAAGCAAGATCCTGAGGTATTTGCTCATTGGTTTTCTGGAGCGAAACAAGAATGGGAAGGTTTTTCTCATAATCGGACCTTAACTTTTAAGGCACCTGATCAGCCACGTAATTTGGTATTAGAGAAAACCTTTAAAAGTGAGGAGCCTGCTCCACATTATATAGGATACCTGTTTACATTCCTACCCATTATTCTTGTGCTTGTCTTTGTCTATTTCGTCTTTTCCAGACAAGTGCGTGGTATGAATGGTTCTGCGATGTCTTTCGGCAAATCTCCGGCACGCTTGTTAATGAAGGGACAAAATAAAGTTACTTTTGCCGATGTTGCTGGTATTGAAGAGGCTAAAGAAGAATTAATAGAGATTGTAGATTTTCTAAAAAATCCTACAAAGTTTACGAGTCTAGGGGGAAGAATCCCTAAAGGTGTATTATTAATAGGACCCCCTGGAACAGGAAAAACTTTAATAGCCAAAGCGGTTTCTGGGGAAGCCGACCGACCATTCTTCTCAATAGCAGGTTCGGATTTTGTAGAGATGTTTGTCGGTGTTGGTGCTAGCCGTATTCGTGACATGTTTGAACAAGCTAAAAGAAATGCTCCTTGTATCATTTTCATTGATGAGATTGATGCTGTAGGTCGTCATAGAGGCGCAGGTATTGGTGGTGGTCATGATGAACGCGAACAAACATTAAACCAATTGCTTGTTGAGATGGATGGTTTTGGTACGAATGAGGGTGTTATCCTTATGGCTGCAACTAATCGTCCTGACGTATTGGATAAGGCGTTATTACGTCCTGGTCGTTTTGATCGCCGTGTGGTTATGAATTTACCTGACATTAAAGGTAGGTTTGAAATCCTAGCTGTACATGCTAAGAGAATCAAATTAGATCCTACTGTAGATCTTATGGCAGTAGCACGAAGTACTCCAGGGGCTTCTGGAGCTGATTTGGAGAATTTATTAAATGAAGCAGCTCTTCTTGCTGCACGTAAAGATCGTACTGCAGTGACTGCTGTAGATGTTGCCGAGGCTCGTGATAAGGTTCTCTATGGTAAAGAACGTCGTAGTTTAGAAATGGATGCTGAAGAAAGAAAAACGACGGCATACCATGAATCAGGACATGCTGTTGTAGGTCTTTGTGTACAACATGCAGATCCTGTAGATAAAGTTACGATTATTCCTAGAGGCTTATCTTTAGGAGCTACACATTTTCTTCCTGAGAAGAATAAGCTTAGCTATTGGAAAAAAGAACTTTTCGATCAGTTAGCTGTCCTCATGGGAGGTCGTGCTGCAGAAGATATCTTTTTAGGAGATATTTCTAGTGGTGCCCAGCAAGATATTTCTCAGGCTACGAAATTAGTCCGTAGTATGGTCTGTGAATGGGGAATGAGTGAACAATTAGGTACTGTAACTTATGACGAACGTTCCGATGCCTCTACAGGTTATGGATCGTATCATGAGAAAAGTTACTCAGAAGAAACAGCAAAAGCTATTGATGGTGAATTAAGAGCCTTATTGGATGCTGCCTATCAGCGTGCTTTAACAATTATCAGAGAGCATCGAGATGAAGTAGAACTTATGACTCAGATGTTAATTGAGTTTGAAACTTTAGATGCCAAAGATGTCAAAGAGATCATGGATCATACTTGGGATCCTGAAAAGAAAAGAGCGCGTCTGAAAGAAGAGGGGATGTTATTCAAGAAGGTATCTGATGATTTGCCTCCTCCTCCACCTCAAGAAGATGCTATGAAAGATGGTACATTAAAACTAAACAATACCACTACTTAA
- a CDS encoding coiled-coil domain-containing protein, which yields MGFEAMHVFNKHLYQKVYQGFRWETLLGRCRSFSIEWVFLSSVVLIFGGLGCASIVDTALLLLMMCFSALALVASVYFRFWGYGVVSCLFLFVYYYKHIATCSSLLWALGLSTAFLLSWGIFVFSISLIDEENEEQKQKYDQMSNQYAEIQVSYDKAVRDKAMACEFLERRAHVLESELQECRTLLQDSCKKQEHMALDLQILADQKNSWLEDYAVLHNEYVRLVAGDETTSVFSWVSGKETFSNSEEKSEDTELWLRALHEKDEKMSSLENELIQEKLLRESLENECHSLKSHIEEIDQLRSRLEEFQNLLNQKDEELIQLHTLVNQQEALVKTPVADESKSYKDKYLQLKAQFAEKTEALAEVRKELFLVREDYLTLQKQEEMTLNFADMKDIEMIQNLLAHIECLEEEITSLEELVSHNLSQ from the coding sequence ATGGGATTTGAGGCCATGCACGTTTTTAATAAGCATCTTTATCAGAAAGTCTATCAAGGATTTAGGTGGGAAACTTTGTTGGGTAGATGTAGATCTTTCTCAATAGAGTGGGTATTTCTATCATCTGTAGTTTTGATTTTTGGTGGATTAGGTTGTGCTTCTATTGTGGACACAGCTTTACTTTTATTGATGATGTGTTTTTCTGCTTTAGCGTTAGTTGCTTCCGTATATTTCCGTTTTTGGGGATATGGTGTAGTTTCTTGTTTATTTCTATTCGTATACTACTATAAGCATATTGCTACTTGTTCTTCATTATTATGGGCTTTAGGTCTATCTACAGCCTTTTTATTATCTTGGGGAATTTTTGTTTTCAGTATATCCCTTATCGACGAAGAAAATGAGGAACAAAAACAAAAATACGATCAGATGTCGAATCAATATGCTGAGATTCAAGTATCTTATGATAAAGCAGTTCGCGACAAAGCTATGGCCTGTGAATTTTTAGAAAGACGAGCTCATGTTTTAGAATCTGAGCTTCAAGAATGTCGAACTTTGCTGCAAGATTCTTGTAAGAAACAGGAGCATATGGCTTTAGATTTGCAAATTCTTGCTGATCAGAAAAATAGTTGGCTAGAAGACTATGCTGTCTTACATAATGAATATGTTCGTCTTGTAGCTGGGGATGAAACTACTTCTGTGTTTTCTTGGGTATCTGGAAAAGAAACTTTCTCTAATAGTGAAGAAAAAAGTGAAGATACCGAATTATGGCTCCGAGCTTTGCATGAAAAAGACGAAAAGATGTCATCCTTAGAAAATGAGCTTATTCAAGAAAAACTATTAAGAGAAAGCTTAGAAAATGAATGTCATAGTCTTAAATCTCATATCGAAGAAATAGATCAGTTGCGCTCGCGATTGGAAGAGTTTCAGAATCTTTTAAATCAGAAGGATGAAGAACTCATACAATTACATACTCTTGTGAATCAACAAGAAGCTCTTGTTAAAACTCCTGTTGCTGATGAGTCCAAATCTTATAAGGATAAGTATTTACAGCTAAAGGCACAGTTTGCTGAAAAGACAGAAGCATTGGCAGAAGTTCGTAAAGAGCTTTTCTTAGTTCGTGAGGATTATCTTACCTTACAAAAACAAGAGGAAATGACCTTAAATTTTGCAGATATGAAAGATATTGAGATGATTCAAAACCTTCTTGCGCATATAGAATGCTTAGAAGAAGAGATTACTTCTCTAGAAGAGTTAGTATCTCATAACCTGTCTCAGTAA
- a CDS encoding MarC family protein, producing the protein MDTIYFLLPQACILLLAADTLTNVLVLNHVLARYSRRERLSLLARESVFALLSMFALYEAALGTLYVLKTPLCAIQVVGGIAVTLTGMRAILNLNRENSWKGFTSPSALSLVTPIALPLMIGPSWLAACCILIGKRYSFASVSLILVLSWILISLATIILQVFVGGGKEKAKVLLATQTVLGLFATIVGTQLLMSGLQLAFL; encoded by the coding sequence ATGGACACTATTTATTTTTTATTACCCCAAGCTTGCATATTATTATTAGCGGCTGATACTTTAACTAATGTTTTAGTATTAAATCATGTTCTTGCTCGTTACTCTAGAAGGGAGCGCTTATCACTATTAGCTAGAGAAAGTGTATTTGCCCTCTTGAGTATGTTTGCTCTTTACGAGGCAGCTTTAGGCACTCTATATGTATTAAAAACTCCTCTATGCGCAATACAGGTTGTTGGGGGTATTGCTGTCACTTTGACAGGAATGCGGGCTATTTTGAATTTAAATAGAGAAAATAGCTGGAAAGGCTTTACATCTCCCTCTGCTCTATCTTTGGTAACACCCATAGCATTGCCTCTTATGATTGGGCCTTCTTGGTTAGCAGCTTGCTGCATTTTAATAGGTAAACGCTATAGCTTCGCTTCTGTTTCTCTTATTCTCGTTCTTTCTTGGATCCTTATTTCTTTAGCAACGATTATCCTGCAAGTTTTTGTCGGCGGGGGAAAGGAAAAGGCTAAAGTACTCCTCGCTACACAAACGGTACTTGGCCTTTTCGCGACAATCGTAGGTACACAACTACTTATGTCTGGACTACAATTAGCCTTTTTATAA
- a CDS encoding CT847 family type III secretion system effector protein — MSIQSIASNVDKVPTVVPPSTKVVPDSIVINKPSAIYFCISVMLQLSTSTTEFGKSIMAVLQDNTVAQQKKTKELINLPLLKVPDLQKADNFNQDKPEYKNQTEIQAYQTSNQQITANRQLIQQELSAAQQRAQANQKAVNATSTESMKLLQATNALLSSLKEYTIKANLTTSPSD; from the coding sequence ATGAGCATCCAATCTATAGCATCAAACGTTGATAAAGTCCCAACAGTTGTTCCTCCAAGTACAAAAGTTGTCCCCGATAGTATTGTAATTAACAAACCCTCGGCTATCTATTTTTGTATTTCTGTGATGCTACAATTATCCACATCAACTACAGAATTTGGGAAATCCATTATGGCAGTGCTACAAGACAATACGGTGGCACAACAAAAGAAAACAAAAGAACTTATCAACTTGCCTTTGTTGAAAGTTCCTGATCTTCAAAAAGCTGATAATTTCAATCAAGATAAGCCCGAGTATAAAAACCAAACGGAAATTCAAGCTTATCAAACATCGAATCAGCAAATTACTGCTAACCGACAGTTAATCCAACAAGAGCTTTCTGCTGCACAACAAAGAGCTCAAGCAAACCAAAAAGCTGTAAATGCCACGTCTACGGAGTCTATGAAGTTATTGCAAGCAACTAATGCTCTCCTATCTTCATTAAAAGAATATACTATTAAAGCAAATCTAACGACATCTCCGTCTGATTAA
- a CDS encoding methionyl aminopeptidase: protein MKRNDPCWCGSKRKWKHCHYPQAPQVSWEQQKQYYASQYDIILKTPEQIEKIRHACQVTARILDALCKASKEGVTTEELDKLSRQLHKEYNAIPAPLNYGSPPFPKTICTSLNEVICHGIPNDIPLRNGDIMNIDVSCIVDGYYGDCSRMVMIGDVSDIKKRVCQASLDCLNAAMSVLKPNLPLYEIGEAIEACADTYGFSVVDQFVGHGVGIKFHENPYVPHYRNRSNILLAPGMTFTIEPMINVGKKEGIIDPRNHWEARTCDNQPSAQWEHTLLITETGYEILTLLEK, encoded by the coding sequence ATGAAAAGAAACGATCCCTGCTGGTGTGGAAGCAAACGCAAGTGGAAACATTGCCACTATCCCCAGGCCCCTCAAGTATCTTGGGAACAACAAAAACAGTATTACGCGTCACAATATGACATTATTTTAAAGACTCCTGAGCAAATTGAAAAAATTCGTCATGCCTGTCAAGTTACTGCTCGCATCCTTGATGCTCTCTGTAAAGCATCTAAAGAAGGTGTAACTACAGAAGAGTTGGACAAACTTTCACGTCAATTACATAAAGAATATAACGCAATCCCTGCACCTTTAAATTATGGATCTCCACCTTTTCCAAAAACAATTTGCACTTCACTTAATGAAGTAATTTGTCATGGGATTCCGAATGATATTCCTTTAAGGAACGGGGATATTATGAACATCGACGTTTCTTGTATTGTTGATGGATACTATGGTGATTGTAGTCGTATGGTCATGATCGGCGATGTCTCTGATATCAAGAAACGCGTCTGTCAGGCATCTTTAGATTGTCTTAATGCAGCTATGTCCGTATTAAAACCTAATCTACCCTTATATGAAATTGGCGAAGCTATAGAAGCTTGTGCTGATACTTATGGATTTTCTGTGGTAGATCAGTTCGTAGGTCATGGTGTAGGAATAAAATTCCATGAAAACCCTTACGTGCCTCACTATAGAAACCGTAGTAATATACTCTTAGCTCCTGGAATGACATTTACCATAGAACCTATGATCAATGTTGGGAAGAAAGAAGGAATTATTGATCCAAGGAATCATTGGGAAGCAAGAACTTGCGATAATCAGCCCAGTGCACAATGGGAGCATACTCTACTCATTACTGAGACAGGTTATGAGATACTAACTCTTCTAGAGAAGTAA
- the tadA gene encoding tRNA adenosine(34) deaminase TadA, with amino-acid sequence MDIEKDIFFMNQALKEARQAYDEDEVPVGCVIVKDNKIIARGHNTTEKLQDPTAHAEILCIGTAAQYLENWRLVDTVLYCTLEPCLMCAGAIQLARIRKIVWAAPDLRLGAGGSWINVFTEKHPFHHVECFSGICREESEQLMKQFFIEKRKEKNEK; translated from the coding sequence ATGGATATAGAAAAAGATATATTTTTTATGAATCAAGCTCTGAAGGAAGCTCGCCAAGCGTACGACGAAGACGAGGTTCCTGTAGGTTGTGTTATAGTTAAAGATAATAAAATAATTGCTCGTGGTCATAACACTACGGAAAAGCTACAAGATCCCACAGCTCATGCTGAAATTTTATGTATAGGGACTGCGGCACAATATTTAGAGAATTGGCGTTTGGTAGATACTGTGCTCTATTGTACTCTAGAGCCTTGTTTAATGTGTGCCGGGGCTATTCAGTTAGCTCGCATTCGTAAAATTGTCTGGGCAGCTCCAGATTTGCGTTTGGGTGCTGGAGGAAGTTGGATAAATGTTTTTACAGAAAAACACCCATTTCACCATGTGGAATGTTTTTCTGGGATCTGCCGTGAAGAATCCGAGCAATTGATGAAACAATTCTTTATAGAGAAGCGAAAAGAGAAAAATGAAAAATAA